A genome region from Thermococcus onnurineus NA1 includes the following:
- a CDS encoding CBS domain-containing protein, giving the protein MVIIPRPIDPKEIRRIRKELGITQEELAEKAGVTQAYIAKLEAGKVDPRLSTFNRILQALLECKKAQLRAKDVMSSPVISVKPYESVENVIRIMNDHNISQIPVIAGNKIVGSVTERTLVRQSLEYEDIYDRKVMEVMEEPFPIVNEDEDLEVVKYLLEEHPAVLVQDREGRIKGIITRVDIFRIGKGRE; this is encoded by the coding sequence GTGGTGATAATACCCCGTCCCATCGATCCAAAGGAAATACGGCGAATTCGAAAGGAGCTAGGGATAACCCAGGAAGAACTCGCTGAAAAGGCTGGCGTGACTCAGGCCTATATTGCCAAGCTCGAGGCGGGAAAGGTCGATCCCAGACTGTCAACTTTCAATCGAATTCTTCAGGCCCTTCTTGAGTGTAAAAAGGCCCAGCTAAGGGCCAAAGACGTGATGTCTTCCCCAGTTATCTCCGTCAAGCCTTACGAGAGCGTTGAAAACGTTATCCGAATTATGAACGATCACAACATCTCGCAAATTCCGGTCATAGCTGGCAACAAGATTGTTGGCTCTGTCACGGAGCGAACCCTTGTGAGGCAGAGCCTTGAGTATGAGGATATTTACGACAGAAAGGTCATGGAGGTCATGGAGGAGCCGTTTCCGATAGTGAACGAGGATGAAGATCTGGAGGTCGTAAAGTATCTCCTCGAGGAGCATCCGGCCGTCCTTGTTCAGGACAGAGAGGGTAGAATAAAAGGAATCATTACCAGAGTGGACATTTTCCGGATCGGCAAAGGGAGAGAGTAG
- a CDS encoding DMT family transporter produces the protein MNTLILGVLAAITSAFSWAASTMLIKVGMRNKSPVAVNIFRLYAVSIMFAVIFLINGTFSQIAVLPPELLLVAFVSAQFGFVVGDYFYFNALKLMGVSRTVPITSTYPLWTILWASLFLGRKISPQVIVGAILVVVAIIVVRKAEEEEHINLRGFVFALLAPVSWSFAILTMDWLTQSIDVLSLAGIRMVFAAIGISLFLPRYGKELREITQKEAIVLIGAAISGLMLGQYFFVYSVNLVGSQIAAPVSAINPIIASAMAILLLKEPPNKKILEGLILAVLGVILISTA, from the coding sequence ATGAACACGCTGATCCTTGGAGTTCTAGCTGCCATTACCTCTGCATTCTCATGGGCGGCATCGACGATGCTAATAAAGGTGGGTATGAGAAACAAAAGTCCCGTGGCGGTGAACATCTTCCGCCTCTATGCCGTTTCTATAATGTTCGCGGTTATCTTTCTCATCAACGGCACTTTTTCTCAAATAGCCGTGCTTCCGCCAGAGCTCCTTCTGGTGGCGTTCGTCTCGGCACAGTTTGGCTTTGTCGTAGGTGACTACTTCTACTTCAACGCCCTCAAGCTCATGGGTGTTTCAAGGACGGTGCCCATAACCTCAACCTATCCCCTTTGGACAATACTTTGGGCCTCCCTCTTCCTCGGAAGAAAGATAAGCCCACAGGTCATCGTCGGCGCCATACTCGTTGTTGTGGCCATAATCGTCGTCAGGAAGGCAGAGGAAGAGGAGCACATAAATCTCAGAGGATTTGTCTTCGCCCTTCTCGCACCCGTTTCATGGAGTTTCGCGATACTGACCATGGACTGGCTCACCCAGAGTATAGACGTTCTTTCTCTGGCAGGAATAAGGATGGTGTTCGCGGCAATAGGTATTTCCCTCTTCCTGCCGAGATATGGAAAAGAGCTCAGGGAAATAACCCAGAAAGAGGCCATTGTCCTTATAGGCGCCGCCATCAGCGGGCTCATGCTCGGGCAGTACTTCTTCGTCTATTCGGTCAACCTCGTGGGTTCTCAGATAGCGGCACCGGTATCCGCGATAAATCCAATAATAGCCTCTGCTATGGCAATTTTGCTCCTGAAGGAGCCTCCCAACAAGAAGATACTGGAGGGTCTCATTCTGGCTGTGCTTGGAGTCATACTTATATCCACTGCCTGA
- a CDS encoding ABC transporter substrate-binding protein, producing the protein MAMKKTAVLLMFLMLGAVIAAGCISSNGSTTTPTVPSTTSSETSSPSPSPTTTSGSSPSETTTTATEKPYYPITITDFADREVTIEKEPMKVVTLAPSITEDLYYLGLFDRVVGVTDYDDFPPEVANVTRIGGYGQYANLEIIASLKPDLILVDSFSMPILSDLEKIAPVVVVDPHSLDDIPKALELLGKVFNKEDVAASAMAEFQAGIDAISSAVKDEPKLKIFYVVWNNPLMTAGGGTFISDIMNLAGGENIFADAEGWPTVSIEQVIERDPDVIILTPHCGMTVQDVYKGELANTKAAKEGKVFVIENENDLIHPSPRVVRGLETLAKLLHPKAFETAYPLTVTDFAGRQVTIESEPMRIVSLAPSITESLFYIGAGDKVVGVTDYDDFPPVVRNITSVGGYGQYANLEIIASLNPDLILVDSFSMPILSDLEKIAPVVIVDPKNISDIYIEIEMLGEITNREEGARAVVADMKAKVSYITSMVNGQEKPKVLFITWWNPLYVPGSGTFQDDLIKLAGGENIFSDMSGWAQVSLEQVLERNPEIIILSAHAGITAEDLCNTELANTDAVKNGRVYTISDDNLVSRPGPRIVYGLEEIAEFLHPELFNYQPQPLVCNAASSASG; encoded by the coding sequence ATGGCAATGAAAAAGACTGCCGTCTTGCTCATGTTCCTAATGCTCGGGGCAGTCATAGCGGCCGGCTGTATAAGCTCAAACGGGTCAACCACCACTCCGACCGTGCCGAGTACCACCTCAAGCGAAACGTCAAGCCCGAGCCCTAGCCCAACGACCACTTCGGGCTCGAGCCCGAGTGAAACGACCACGACTGCAACAGAGAAGCCCTACTATCCAATTACTATAACTGACTTTGCAGACAGAGAAGTAACAATCGAGAAGGAGCCAATGAAAGTCGTTACCCTCGCGCCCAGCATAACAGAAGACCTCTACTATCTCGGTCTCTTCGACAGGGTAGTCGGCGTTACAGACTACGATGACTTCCCGCCGGAGGTTGCGAACGTAACCAGGATCGGCGGCTACGGTCAGTACGCGAACCTCGAAATCATAGCTTCACTCAAGCCGGATCTCATCCTCGTAGACAGCTTCTCGATGCCAATCCTGAGCGACCTCGAAAAGATAGCCCCAGTTGTTGTCGTTGATCCCCACAGTCTGGATGACATACCGAAGGCTCTTGAACTCCTTGGGAAGGTATTTAATAAAGAAGATGTCGCCGCTTCCGCAATGGCAGAATTCCAGGCAGGGATAGACGCCATCAGCTCGGCGGTTAAGGATGAACCCAAGCTTAAGATCTTCTACGTTGTTTGGAACAACCCGCTTATGACTGCCGGCGGCGGCACTTTCATCAGCGACATCATGAACCTTGCAGGGGGAGAAAATATCTTCGCAGACGCTGAAGGCTGGCCGACCGTCAGCATCGAGCAGGTCATCGAGAGGGACCCTGACGTGATAATACTTACCCCCCACTGCGGCATGACTGTCCAGGATGTCTACAAGGGCGAGCTTGCCAACACGAAGGCAGCCAAGGAAGGAAAGGTCTTCGTGATCGAGAACGAGAACGACCTTATTCACCCGAGCCCAAGGGTTGTTAGGGGCCTGGAAACCCTCGCTAAGCTCCTTCACCCGAAAGCATTCGAGACGGCATACCCACTTACAGTTACGGACTTTGCCGGCAGGCAGGTTACTATCGAGAGCGAGCCGATGAGAATAGTCTCCCTTGCACCGAGCATTACAGAAAGCCTATTCTACATCGGAGCAGGTGATAAGGTGGTTGGAGTTACAGACTACGATGATTTCCCACCAGTCGTCAGGAACATCACAAGTGTAGGTGGCTATGGCCAGTACGCAAACCTTGAGATTATAGCATCCCTCAACCCAGACCTCATCCTCGTAGACAGCTTCTCGATGCCAATCCTGAGCGACCTCGAAAAGATAGCCCCCGTCGTCATAGTGGATCCAAAGAACATCAGCGACATCTACATAGAGATAGAGATGCTTGGAGAGATAACCAACCGTGAGGAAGGGGCGAGGGCGGTAGTTGCCGACATGAAGGCGAAGGTGAGCTATATCACCTCAATGGTCAACGGGCAGGAGAAACCTAAGGTGCTCTTCATAACCTGGTGGAACCCGCTCTATGTTCCGGGCAGTGGCACCTTCCAGGACGACCTCATAAAACTCGCCGGTGGAGAGAACATCTTCTCTGACATGAGCGGTTGGGCCCAGGTCAGCCTTGAGCAGGTGCTCGAGAGAAACCCGGAGATAATAATTCTTTCAGCCCATGCAGGTATAACTGCCGAGGATCTGTGCAACACCGAGCTTGCCAACACTGACGCAGTGAAGAACGGTAGGGTCTACACAATCAGCGACGACAATCTCGTCTCAAGACCTGGTCCAAGAATAGTCTACGGCCTCGAGGAGATAGCCGAGTTCCTGCACCCGGAGCTCTTCAACTATCAGCCACAGCCACTCGTTTGCAATGCAGCCTCTTCAGCCTCCGGTTGA
- a CDS encoding iron-containing alcohol dehydrogenase, producing the protein MTYFGVGAINKFYDIAKDLKENRGITKVILVTGKSSYKKCGAWDVVKPALEEYGIEYVHYDKVGPNPTVDMIDEATQLGKEFGAQAVIGIGGGSPIDSAKSVAILLEYTDKTARDLYELKFTPTKAKPIIAVNTTHGTGTEVDRFAVASIPEKEYKPAIAYDCIYPLYSIDDPALMTKLPADQTRYVTIDALNHITEAATTKFASPYSILLAQETARLIFDYLPEALAHPDNLQARYYLLYASAIAGISFDNGLLHFTHALEHPLSAVKPDLPHGLGLAMLLPAVIKHIYPATARILAEVYRPLVPEAKGVPGEAELVAKKVEEWLFNIGITQKLIDVGFTEEDVDKLAELAMTTPSLDLLLSLAPIEATKETVAAIYRDSLYPLNK; encoded by the coding sequence ATGACATACTTCGGTGTTGGAGCCATTAACAAGTTCTACGACATAGCCAAGGATCTTAAGGAAAACCGCGGCATAACCAAGGTCATTCTCGTCACTGGAAAGAGTTCATACAAGAAGTGTGGCGCCTGGGACGTTGTCAAGCCCGCCCTTGAGGAGTACGGTATTGAGTACGTCCACTACGATAAGGTCGGCCCAAACCCAACCGTTGATATGATCGATGAGGCCACCCAGCTCGGTAAAGAGTTTGGAGCCCAGGCTGTTATTGGCATTGGTGGTGGAAGTCCAATTGACAGCGCCAAGAGCGTTGCGATTCTGCTGGAGTACACCGACAAGACTGCCAGGGACCTTTACGAGCTTAAGTTCACCCCAACGAAGGCCAAGCCCATCATAGCCGTGAACACGACTCACGGAACTGGAACTGAAGTCGACAGGTTCGCAGTGGCTTCGATTCCGGAGAAGGAGTACAAGCCGGCCATAGCCTACGACTGTATCTACCCACTCTACTCCATCGACGACCCGGCGCTTATGACAAAGCTTCCGGCCGACCAGACTCGCTACGTAACCATTGATGCCCTTAACCACATCACAGAGGCCGCCACCACCAAGTTTGCTAGCCCTTACTCAATACTTCTCGCCCAGGAGACCGCCAGGCTGATATTCGACTACCTCCCAGAGGCCCTGGCTCACCCGGACAACCTGCAGGCCAGGTACTACCTGCTCTACGCCTCCGCGATAGCGGGTATATCCTTCGACAACGGCCTGCTCCACTTCACCCACGCTCTTGAGCACCCGCTCAGCGCCGTAAAGCCAGACCTTCCACACGGACTTGGCCTCGCCATGCTCCTGCCGGCAGTTATCAAGCACATCTACCCGGCCACCGCCAGGATACTCGCCGAGGTCTACAGGCCACTCGTTCCAGAAGCTAAGGGAGTCCCGGGAGAGGCTGAACTCGTCGCAAAGAAGGTTGAGGAGTGGCTCTTCAACATCGGAATCACTCAGAAGCTGATTGACGTTGGCTTCACTGAGGAGGACGTTGATAAGCTCGCCGAACTCGCCATGACCACCCCAAGCCTCGACCTGTTGCTTTCACTTGCCCCGATTGAGGCTACCAAGGAGACCGTCGCGGCCATCTACCGCGACTCACTCTACCCGCTTAACAAGTGA